The following are encoded together in the Malaya genurostris strain Urasoe2022 chromosome 3, Malgen_1.1, whole genome shotgun sequence genome:
- the LOC131436371 gene encoding protein lethal(2)k10201 isoform X2 has product MNTDFVYPNTLLALLNKYGTGFREMKDPLFNEGNFYIKKFVRLGVLSDINRFNGDDDNQIEPTIICNVPNCHYSCTTVQQYESHYNSHHRYSCGECNKTLPSGHLLDLHLSEVHDSYFEAQVQSGKQPMYICFLEECSHRSKTSAERRDHCIKEHKFPHNFRFDKQTPAQKKSSGISTGMEVESVQQTITP; this is encoded by the exons ATGAATACTGATTTCGTTTACCCGAATACTTTATTGGCTCTGCTTAATAAGTACGGTACAGGATTTCGCGAAATGAAAGACCCTCTTTTTAACGAGGGAAACTTTTACATCAAAAAATTTGTGCGGCTTGGAGTGCTGAGTGATATCAACCGTTTTAACGGTGACGATGATAATCAAATAGAACC gACAATAATTTGCAACGTTCCAAATTGTCACTACAGTTGTACTACTGTGCAGCAATACGAATCTCACTACAACTCGCACCATCGGTACTCATGTGGAGAATGTAACAAAACCCTTCCCAGTGGACATTTACTGGATCTCCATCTATCGGAAGTGCATGATTCCTATTTTGAGGCACAAGTTCAATCAGGAAAGCAACCTATG TACATTTGTTTCTTAGAAGAATGCTCTCACAGATCTAAGACCAGCGCAGAACGTCGTGATCACTGCATCAAGGAACATAAGTTTCCTCACAATTTTCGCTTTGATAAGCAAACGCCAGCGCAGAAGAAATCAAGTGGGATTTCGACTGGAATGGAGGTCGAATCAGTGCAA CAAACAATTACACCTTAG
- the LOC131436371 gene encoding protein lethal(2)k10201 isoform X1, producing the protein MNTDFVYPNTLLALLNKYGTGFREMKDPLFNEGNFYIKKFVRLGVLSDINRFNGDDDNQIEPTIICNVPNCHYSCTTVQQYESHYNSHHRYSCGECNKTLPSGHLLDLHLSEVHDSYFEAQVQSGKQPMYICFLEECSHRSKTSAERRDHCIKEHKFPHNFRFDKQTPAQKKSSGISTGMEVESVQVSSSTIPVKCTKNFNFGHSKTRSFKTSKVERKTDILESNRMVVDLLDSLPTD; encoded by the exons ATGAATACTGATTTCGTTTACCCGAATACTTTATTGGCTCTGCTTAATAAGTACGGTACAGGATTTCGCGAAATGAAAGACCCTCTTTTTAACGAGGGAAACTTTTACATCAAAAAATTTGTGCGGCTTGGAGTGCTGAGTGATATCAACCGTTTTAACGGTGACGATGATAATCAAATAGAACC gACAATAATTTGCAACGTTCCAAATTGTCACTACAGTTGTACTACTGTGCAGCAATACGAATCTCACTACAACTCGCACCATCGGTACTCATGTGGAGAATGTAACAAAACCCTTCCCAGTGGACATTTACTGGATCTCCATCTATCGGAAGTGCATGATTCCTATTTTGAGGCACAAGTTCAATCAGGAAAGCAACCTATG TACATTTGTTTCTTAGAAGAATGCTCTCACAGATCTAAGACCAGCGCAGAACGTCGTGATCACTGCATCAAGGAACATAAGTTTCCTCACAATTTTCGCTTTGATAAGCAAACGCCAGCGCAGAAGAAATCAAGTGGGATTTCGACTGGAATGGAGGTCGAATCAGTGCAAGTTAGTAGTTCTACGATTCCagtaaaatgcactaaaaattTTAACTTTGGTCACTCTAAGACAAGAtcatttaaaacttcaaaagtAGAGAGAAAGACTGATATTTTGGAAAGTAATCGAATGGTAGTGGATTTACTAGACAGTCTACCGACTGATTAA